The following coding sequences lie in one Leucoraja erinacea ecotype New England chromosome 20, Leri_hhj_1, whole genome shotgun sequence genomic window:
- the LOC129706730 gene encoding tripartite motif-containing protein 2-like, whose product MDSSLEISKLKEKLLRTMYNLQVKSGDTLQKTSPLLNCHRGLGMVTAQQLNQLSHEATQICQDLENIGNLVRFRQNELLFKIANPYGDNSNGPSGIHCSPDGTIYIVSDSWPRVHVLKQSGQVFKSVHCVQNQGGIKEPFLPEDITLTRSGMVAVTDMVGGAIRIFNPHSNFSGEWISIGKIDCPKGIGVDPSGKLLVADYTAGEVHIFAIDHAFRLLSTQTITGLRGPRYVCSTCDEKIVVSEECGDVKVYGRNLQLMYSLSVKHCRPFGNPAGICVDNEGNIMVVDEQKRNVMLYPKIGYPICIVSEGLKKPTTLACLTNGQVFVVDTGDNCIKVFKYRVNPYYGSAKN is encoded by the coding sequence ATGGACTCCTCGTTAGAAATCTCAAAACTCAAAGAAAAGCTACTGCGGACAATGTACAACCTACAGGTTAAGTCGGGGGACACTCTGCAAAAGACAAGTCCATTATTAAACTGTCACAGAGGACTAGGTATGGTCACCGCTCAGCAACTGAATCAGCTGTCGCATGAAGCAACACAGATCTGTCAAGATCTTGAGAATATTGGAAATCTTGTTCGTTTTCGTCAAAATGAGCTCCTGTTTAAGATCGCAAACCCCTATGGTGATAATTCTAATGGGCCGAGTGGTATCCACTGTAGCCCGGATGGCACCATTTACATTGTCAGTGACAGCTGGCCAAGGGTCCATGTGTTAAAGCAGTCCGGTCAAGTATTCAAATCCGTGCACTGCGTTCAGAACCAGGGAGGAATTAAAGAGCCTTTTCTACCAGAAGACATAACCCTTACCAGGAGTGGAATGGTGGCTGTTACTGACATGGTGGGTGGAGCCATTCGGATCTTCAATCCCCATTCAAACTTCTCCGGTGAATGGATAAGTATTGGGAAAATCGATTGTCCCAAAGGAATTGGTGTGGACCCGTCCGGAAAACTCTTGGTGGCCGACTACACAGCAGGGGAGGTTCACATTTTTGCCATTGATCATGCCTTCAGGCTGCTGAGTACGCAGACCATCACAGGTCTAAGGGGGCCCAGATACGTATGTTCAACATGTGATGAGAAGATAGTGGTGAGTGAAGAATGTGGTGATGTGAAGGTGTATGGGAGGAACCTACAACTCATGTATTCGCTCAGCGTGAAACACTGTCGCCCGTTTGGCAATCCCGCTGGGATATGTGTCGACAATGAAGGGAACATCATGGTAGTGGATGAGCAGAAACGTAACGTCATGCTTTATCCAAAGATTGGATACCCCATCTGCATTGTGTCCGAAGGCCTCAAGAAGCCCACGACCTTGGCTTGCTTGACCAATGGTCAAGTGTTTGTTGTGGATACTGGAGACAACTGTATCAAAGTTTTCAAGTACAGAGTTAATCCATACTACGGTTCAGCAAAAAATTAG